One genomic segment of Scomber japonicus isolate fScoJap1 chromosome 23, fScoJap1.pri, whole genome shotgun sequence includes these proteins:
- the LOC128385269 gene encoding NXPE family member 3-like, with amino-acid sequence MVRVCREMIVGFCSRKYAAIFLFLAVVFIYLLFNIDLEHKVNSSYPVPKHYQQHRFCSFQPLSPEDALEERLLLDSIAWPETPSLSASLSLEQTTDPAHSRFTILPEKGGQQWHVGDQLEVMIKMYDFHGRPKKSGGDVLLARLHNRALGAGVAGKVLDHLNGSYSAVFSLLWEGSAQVEVTLVHPSEAITVLQRLTREQPDRIFFKSAFRSGSVSETTTCNVCLRPTQQPLCNFTDLTTGEPWFCYKPKNLSCDTRISNYNGGFNGQLKANESNLFKSGINMKVSIQSSGPANVNIFPKSKDQPEVKSNIVQPGPTGYYYNGTWQSISGPTVRQFNTPSVINQCLKGKVVHMYGDSTIRQWFEYLNKALPDLKQFDLHSSVRVGPFIALNNAKNILVTYQFHGPPVRSISVPAIELHYIANELDRVVGGINTVVVVGIWAHFSTFPTELYIRRLQNIRRAVVRLLDRAPDTLVLIRTANPKAMTLRVALTNSDWCSLQRDKVLRAMFKGLNVHLLDVWEMVLAHQLPHDLHPPPPIIKNIIDVLLSYICPQNGS; translated from the exons CACAAAGTGAACTCCTCCTACCCTGTCCCAAAACATTACCAGCAACACCGCTTCTGCAGCTTCCAACCGTTGTCCCCTGAGGATGCTCTGGAGGAACGCCTCCTATTAGACTCCATTGCTTGGCCTGAAACTCCATCCTTGTCAGCTTCTCTTTCCCTGGAGCAGACCACCGATCCTGCCCACAGCAGATTCACTATTCTCCCAGAGAAGGGTGGACAACAGTGGCACGTAGGGGATCAGCTGGAAGTTATGATCAAAATGTATGACTTCCATGGTCGTCCCAAGAAGTCTGGTGGAGACGTCTTACTTGCCCGCCTGCACAACCGTGCACTTGGTGCAGGTGTGGCTGGGAAAGTGTTGGATCATCTCAACGGCTCCTACTCTGCTGTATTTTCTTTACTCTGGGAGGGAAGCGCACAGGTTGAG GTGACACTGGTTCACCCCAGTGAAGCTATCACGGTGCTGCAAAGGCTAACCAGAGAACAGCCGGATCGGATTTTTTTCAAGAGTGCCTTCCGCTCAGGCTCAGTCTCTGAAACTACCACGTGTAATGTCTGCCTGCGTCCAACACAGCAGCCACTGTGTAACTTCACTGACCTCACTACAGGTGAGCCGTGGTTTTGCTACAAGCCAAAGAACCTGAGCTGTGATACCAGGATCAGCAACTATAATGGCGGGTTTAATGGACAACTCAAGGCTAACGAGTCGAATCTCTTTAAAAG TGGTATCAACATGAAAGTTTCCATTCAATCTTCAGGACCTGCCAATGTCAACATCTTCCCAAAAAGTAAAG ATCAACCAGAGGTAAAGAGCAATATTGTGCAGCCTGGACCCACTGGCTATTACTACAATGGTACGTGGCAGTCAATAAGTGGCCCCACAGTCCGCCAGTTCAACACTCCTTCTGTTATCAACCAATGTCTGAAAGGCAAAGTGGTCCACATGTATGGAGACTCTACCATCAGACAGTGGTTTGAATATCTCAACAAAGCGCTACCAG ATCTCAAGCAGTTTGACCTGCACAGTTCAGTCAGAGTTGGACCTTTCATAGCTTTAAACAATGCAAAGAACATTTTGGTGACATACCAATTCCATGGTCCCCCTGTCCGTTCTATCAGCGTCCCAGCCATTGAACTACACTACATTGCCAATGAACTAGACCGTGTAGTTGGAGGTATCAACACTGTTGTAGTTGTTGGCATCTGGGCACACTTCAGCACTTTCCCCACCGAGCTCTACATCCGGCGGCTGCAGAACATCCGCAGGGCAGTGGTCCGGCTGCTGGACAGAGCTCCAGACACTCTGGTTTTAATCCGGACTGCAAACCCTAAAGCTATGACGCTTCGTGTGGCGCTGACCAACAGTGACTGGTGCTCGCTACAGCGTGACAAGGTGCTCAGGGCCATGTTCAAAGGACTGAATGTTCATCTGCTGGATGTCTGGGAGATGGTATTGGCTCATCAGCTGCCGCACGACCTCCATCCACCACCCCCTATTATTAAGAATATCATTGATGTCCTCTTGTCTTACAT